In the Ptychodera flava strain L36383 unplaced genomic scaffold, AS_Pfla_20210202 Scaffold_29__1_contigs__length_4469600_pilon, whole genome shotgun sequence genome, one interval contains:
- the LOC139127142 gene encoding uncharacterized protein gives MEEYFQFMKKIMERDHTSPIPEDKIDAHNAWYLPHFGVYHLKKQQIRIVFDSSAKYNGVSLNDALLHGPDQMNSPLGILLRFRCEQTAVMGDVEQVFHSFHVNKEHRDYLLFFRLKDNDPMKQEIQYRMNVHLFGNVSSPAIATFRLRKIAEDGVSTYGEDVKEFNNKNFYVDDGLYSASDAQIAISLISRTRDLLATRNVNFRKIVSNDEEVMIALPNEVRAKDLQSLDFNQDTLSTQRSLGVKWSLEADAFTFEVDLKEKPFSRWEYWRSSTQYTIHLVYSHQFP, from the coding sequence ATGGAAGAATACTTTCAGTTTATGAAGAAAATAATGGAACGTGACCACACAAGTCCCATTCCAGAAGACAAAATAGATGCCCACAATGCATGGTATCTACCACACTTCGGTGTCTATCATCTCAAGAAACAGCAGATCAGAATAGTATTCGACTCCAGTGCAAAGTACAACGGAGTCTCCCTTAATGACGCATTGCTTCATGGACCTGACCAAATGAACAGCCCCCTCGGTATCCTGCTACGATTCCGATGCGAGCAGACAGCAGTAATGGGCGACGTAGAACAAGTGTTTCACAGCTTCCACGTCAACAAAGAACACAGAGACTATCTACTCTTCTTTCGGTTAAAAGACAACGACCCAATGAAACAAGAAATTCAGTACAGAATGAATGTACACCTGTTCGGCAATGTCTCCTCACCAGCCATTGCTACCTTCAGACTGAGAAAGATTGCTGAAGACGGCGTATCTACGTATGGAGAAGATGTGAAAGAGTTCAACAACAAGAACTTTTACGTCGACGACGGACTATACTCAGCATCAGATGCACAGATAGCTATCAGTCTCATCAGTAGAACAAGAGACTTACTAGCGACCAGAAACGTTAACTTCCGCAAGATCGTTTCTAATGACGAAGAAGTCATGATAGCACTTCCAAACGAAGTACGAGCCAAAGATCTACAGAGTTTGGATTTCAACCAAGACACCTTATCGACACAGAGATCATTAGGGGTCAAGTGGTCTCTAGAGGCGGACGCATTTACATTCGAagtagacttgaaggagaagccaTTCTCACGGTGGGAGTACTGGCGATCGTCAACTCAATATACGATCCATTTGGTATACTCGCACCAGTTTCCATAG